The DNA region CTCCCCGTTGTAGGCGACTTTGTGCGGGCCGTTCCAATCGAGCCCGACGATATCAGCGGGTGGATCGCTGGTGAGCGTCGGCTGGGTGAGTTGCTGGATGACGTTCCACTGCTTGGGTGGACTTGCGCCGAGGAGATGCACACGCTGGCCGCGCCAGTCAGCGTAATCGGAGAACTCGTTCGCGAGGATATCCGAGTAGCCCATCGAGTAGCCGAGGACAAGCGGGGTTCCTGGGACCTCGGCCTCCCCGATGATGGCGATTGCTTCGTAGCACTTCGGGACGACGATGAGCGTCGCGTCTGGGAAGTCGGCTTTGAGCTCGCGGGCGGCGTCGACGTAGCGATGAGCGGCGTCGGGCGTTGGTGCGTCGCCGATGACGCCGATTTTGGGTTCGTGGGTCCGGAAGGTTTCGAGATACCGCTTGAGGTCGGGGTTTTTGAAGTCGTTGTCGAGCATCCCGAGTGGGATGTCGACGTTGCGGAGGTGGTCGGTCTGGAGGCGACAGTCCTCGCGGATGCCGGTGACGAAGCCGAGTTCATGGGCGTCGGTCGCGAAGGGATGTCGCGAGAGGAAGGCGACGTACTCAGCACGTCGAGCAGTCTCGATATCTTGGACGTGTATCGACGAGTCGGGGCTCGTGTGCTGTGGTTGGGCGTGTGCCATATCTCGAATCTGCGGTGAGAAGGTGGTGATCGGCTAGCGGCGCACGGCGCCGCCGCGAACAAACGTGCTCCTGGTGGTCACGCCGACGAAGACGTTGTCGGTGACGCGATTTCGATTGGCTTGGCCGAGTCTGCCCCGGCCTCGACGGGCGTGGTGAGGCCGTTGAAGGCGTTGATTGCGATGGGATTCTCGAGGCGGGTTTCGACGGTGGCGTATCCGTGGAGGGATGCCCACTCGACAGCGTCGGCGATGAGCGCACGCAGTGTGTTCACGGGGTAGGCGAGCAGCGACGTTTGTACGGCCACAGATGCCAGCGTGACGGCCGCCGACTTGTTGCGAGGGTTCGGCTCTCCGGAGTGATCACGGACGGCGAGCGCGGCTACCAGGGCGTCCTCGGGGTTCGATACCCAAAGCAGGCGACGAGTGGGGCAGGGGTGGTGTCCCCAATGGTCTCGTCCACGCCGAGGCTATATTTCTCGAAGAGCACCTGCGCGCCCAGTGAGAGACTGCCTCCTCGACGGCCGAGCGTGTCTTCTCGGGTTTGGATCAGGTCGCCCTGTGGGATATCCTGCAGTGAGGTATCCCCACCACCGTGTGCTGTGCCCCGGTCGGTAAGGTGGGATTGTTCGGCGTCGACACGACCGGCGGGCCGCCGGGCTTCGAGTGAGTGTTTGGAGAGGCAACATCTGTAGCGACGTCTCCGGTAGGTTCCTCCACCGACGCGCCCGCTTCGAGAGTGCCACTCGCGCAGGTCTGCGGTGGTGGTATTGAGGTGAGTGAATCCGGCGGCTCGGTACATCGTCCCCTCGTTATCGTTTTGGACGCCTGCGTAGGTGAGGAGCCGGTCGTAGCCTTCGAGCGTGGCCCACCGGCAACACCGCGAGAGGAGCCACGACCCGGTGTTCGCGGGCCGGTCGGGATGGGCGGCAAAGCGGTACAGTTCGAGGGTCTGTCCATCGGCGTTGTGTCGTCCACTGGGACGGCCGAGGACGGCCATCGCAACGTCTCGCCCCTCGTAGACTGCGGTGAGCGCGACTCGGAACGGCTTGGTGACGGGGTCGTGCTGGTATTGGACGGTCGGATGTTTAAGGAAGCCGTTGACCCGTTCGCGAGCCCCGCGTCCACGTTCGGCGCGGAGTTCGAGGTGGTTGGTAGTGGGTGCTCCGCCGGGCGCGGCGAGTCGGGGGTCGCAATCGCGATAGGTCCGATGGGCGTGATAGGAAGCCAAGGAGTCGAAGCCGGTCGCGACGATGACGACTTCACCGGAGTCGACCATCGTGTCAATCTCGCCGACGTCGGCAGTGGTGAGAGCAGAGGGATGCCCAAGACAGAGTGGGCCTCCTGGTGGGACGTACCACTCGATAATCGGAGTGGCGTCGTCGCCGACGTAGCGACCGACGGCATCGAGGTAGGGAAAGGCGACGATATCGCCGGGGCGAAGCGGTCGTATCACTCTGGACTCGGGGTGAGGGAGATGCACAGTTTCAGGTCGGGTGGTGAGGTGTGTTGTTCGCGGGCCGGGGGCGTCAGGCGCTCGCCCAGCCGAAGAAGAGGTACGTATTGTCGCCGAGGTGGATACACCCGGCGGGTCCCCATTTGCTGTCGATACGCGGGTCCTGGTCACGGATGAGCTGGCTGGCGTATTCGCCGGGGTCGGTATCTCCGACTTCATCCGGGGGTATCTCGGTGAACGACGTCTTCTCGGCTATCGTGCCGGTGTAGCCGGCGTGTCCGTGGCGGTATTGCGCGTCCTCGACAGCGTTCTGGAAGGCACTTTTTGCGTCTTCTCCGCTCGAACGGGTGTAGAACGTGTGTGCTCCCATTAATGGGCCTCCTCGGTATCTTCGGGAGTGGAGCCGACGAAGAGTCCGGCGGCGTCGTCGGGCGGCCAGTTGTCGCGGCGTGCTTCGCTGGTGGCCCAGAGTGCGAATTCGATGTCGGAGACGCGTTCGCTCCCGGCCACGTGATGTTCGTGGCTACGGCCTATCGTTTCGAGATCACGGCTGAGGTGGAACCAGGCGTATTCGGTGACGACTCGTTCGGGGTTGTTGAGGACCGCTGGCGGGACGGCGAACGCTTCGTGGTCCCAGAAGGCCCACATTTCGTCGCCGGAGCGTATCTCGTGGTCACCCGTTGACTGGTCGGTGAGTCTGATTTCGTCGGCGGCTTCATCGACGCGGATGACGCGGACGATGTGGCCCCCGCCTCTGGTGACGAAGACCATTCCCGGATGGAGTTGCGCGTAAATGGGTTCCTCGTCGTCGAAGACGTGGCTGGGGCGGGTCATCAGTGGAACTCCACGTTGTGGCTTCCACACTCGTCACACCAGCAAGCTCGCGTCTCAAGTTGTTGGTGCTCTACGCTGTCCAAGTAGCCTTCCCCGTCGTAGATTCGGGTTTCGGTTCCTTCGACTTCTTGGTTGAATGCGACTGACTGCCCGCAGTCGAGACACTCAGGCATCATCGCTCCCCCGTGGTGGCGACGCGGTCCGCAAGCACAAGGTCGTCGTAGGTGCGGTCTTCGCCACACTCGACGCAGAAGACGCCGTTCTCGCCGATGTCTGACCCCGTGACGGGGCCGTCTTTGCTGGCCTCGACGTCCACGTGGCCGTTCTCGAAGCGATGCACACCGCCGAATTGGACCTGGTGGATGATCCAGGAGAAGCGCTCCCCGCCGCACTCGGGGCAGGCGAGGAAGCCACGTTCGTGTTCGTTTGTGTTCATATTTCCGATGCTGTCGCTGTGTGTCATCTCGTGGTTGTCCTCCACCGGCTACGGGGAGCCACAAACAGGCGGTGACTTCGCGGCCGGAGACGGGCAACGTGGATTCGCAGACGGCTTCAGGACGCCACGATTGGCGTGATCGTGTAGGCTAAGCCGGGCACAATCCAGAGTTCTGGTTTTGTGCTCCCGTATTCGGGTGGCGTGTACTCCTCTGGACTGTCGGGGACGTGATACCCATCGAGGAGGTCGACAAAGTCGCTGGCCGTAGTGACTGGTGCGCCAGCTTCGTCGTAGAGATAGAACCACGGTGCGGCTGGGCGGTCCTCGAGTGGGTCGTCGAGCCAGTCCG from Salinigranum rubrum includes:
- a CDS encoding DUF6610 family protein translates to MAHAQPQHTSPDSSIHVQDIETARRAEYVAFLSRHPFATDAHELGFVTGIREDCRLQTDHLRNVDIPLGMLDNDFKNPDLKRYLETFRTHEPKIGVIGDAPTPDAAHRYVDAARELKADFPDATLIVVPKCYEAIAIIGEAEVPGTPLVLGYSMGYSDILANEFSDYADWRGQRVHLLGASPPKQWNVIQQLTQPTLTSDPPADIVGLDWNGPHKVAYNGESWSRDGWQRADQLSIRSTVRRSLREMRAYWTDRGVWPTTPTLRDRYGPAVREPDDPVWAATGGDIYEPDALPGPDEWETRVDYEDDETSPLEQAIVVSYDDGRTLAYRSQTERDHVEYYEGLWDSVVEEQV
- a CDS encoding XF1762 family protein, with amino-acid sequence MIRPLRPGDIVAFPYLDAVGRYVGDDATPIIEWYVPPGGPLCLGHPSALTTADVGEIDTMVDSGEVVIVATGFDSLASYHAHRTYRDCDPRLAAPGGAPTTNHLELRAERGRGARERVNGFLKHPTVQYQHDPVTKPFRVALTAVYEGRDVAMAVLGRPSGRHNADGQTLELYRFAAHPDRPANTGSWLLSRCCRWATLEGYDRLLTYAGVQNDNEGTMYRAAGFTHLNTTTADLREWHSRSGRVGGGTYRRRRYRCCLSKHSLEARRPAGRVDAEQSHLTDRGTAHGGGDTSLQDIPQGDLIQTREDTLGRRGGSLSLGAQVLFEKYSLGVDETIGDTTPAPLVACFGYRTPRTPW